In a single window of the Callithrix jacchus isolate 240 chromosome 1, calJac240_pri, whole genome shotgun sequence genome:
- the BARHL1 gene encoding barH-like 1 homeobox protein → MEGSNGFGIDSILSHRAGSPALPKGDPLLGDCRSPLELSPRSESSSECSSPASPGRDCLETGTPRPGGASGPGLDSHLQPGQLSAPAQSRTVTSSFLIRDILADCKPLAACAPYSSSGQQAAPEPGGRLAAKAGEDFRDKLDKSGSNASSDSEYKVKEEGDREISSSRDSPPVRLKKPRKARTAFTDHQLAQLERSFERQKYLSVQDRMELAASLNLTDTQVKTWYQNRRTKWKRQTAVGLELLAEAGNYSALQRMFPSPYFYPQSLVSNLDPGAALYLYRGPSAPPPALQRPLVPRILIHGLQGASEPPPPLPPLAGVLPRAAQPR, encoded by the exons ATGGAAGGCTCCAATGGCTTTGGGATCGACTCCATTCTCTCCCACCGCGCTGGCAGCCCCGCCCTTCCCAAGGGGGACCCCTTGCTCGGGGACTGCCGTTCGCCCCTGGAGCTGAGTCCACGCTCAGAGAGCAGCAGTGAATGCTCTTCGCCAGCCTCTCCAGGAAGGGACTGTCTGGAGACGGGCACCCCACGGCCTGGCGGGGCATCCGGCCCAGGTTTGGACTCCCACCTGCAGCCCGGGCAGCTCTCAGCTCCGGCCCAGTCGCGCACCGTCACCTCCTCCTTTCTGATCAGGGACATCCTTGCCGACTGCAAACCACTAGCGGCCTGTGCACCCTACTCTAGCAGCGGGCAGCAGGCAGCCCCTGAGCCTGGGGGCCGCCTTGCGGCCAAGGCTGGGGAGGACTTTAGAGACAAGCTGGACAAAAGTGGCAGCAACGCCTCGTCGGACTCAGAGTATAAAG TGAAGGAGGAGGGCGACCGCGAGATCTCCAGCTCCAGGGACAGTCCCCCGGTGCGCCTGAAAAAGCCACGCAAGGCGCGCACGGCCTTCACCGACCATCAGCTGGCTCAGCTAGAGCGCAGCTTCGAGCGGCAGAAGTACCTGAGCGTGCAGGACCGCATGGAGCTCGCGGCCTCGCTCAACCTCACTGACACGCAGGTCAAGACCTGGTACCAGAACCGCAG GACTAAATGGAAGCGACAGACGGCCGTCGGGTTGGAGCTGCTGGCGGAGGCAGGCAATTACTCAGCGCTCCAGCGGATGTTCCCGTCGCCTTATTTCTACCCGCAGAGTCTGGTTTCCAACCTGGACCCCGGCGCGGCGCTCTACCTGTACCGCGGCCCCAGCGCGCCTCCGCCCGCTCTCCAGAGACCTCTGGTGCCCCGCATCCTCATCCACGGACTCCAGGGCGCCAGCGAGCCGCCCCCGCCGCTGCCCCCGCTCGCCGGCGTCCTCCCGCGCGCCGCGCAGCCTCGATGA